From Nymphaea colorata isolate Beijing-Zhang1983 unplaced genomic scaffold, ASM883128v2 scaffold0627, whole genome shotgun sequence, one genomic window encodes:
- the LOC116245293 gene encoding uncharacterized protein LOC116245293, producing the protein MMITGPLVATIQNKNPGPGNYDLPDQRSKISYSLSGKIKVEDKEQLGVPGPGQYPVSFAISKNGKYFSAKHKNSCVRDFGRVLGRCQTAQNKLPGPGAYDVTTFQDISPKGRYCLSNSTNCLTRSFGSAQQRGDVTLNKSTPGPGNYRLPSEFGYYLAKEAVGKENQTGAEGGSH; encoded by the coding sequence ATGATGATCACCGGCCCTCTGGTGGCTACCATCCAGAATAAGAACCCGGGTCCAGGCAACTACGACCTCCCAGACCAGCGCTCCAAGATTAGCTACTCACTCTCAGGCAAGATCAAAGTGGAAGATAAGGAACAGTTGGGAGTGCCAGGACCTGGACAATACCCCGTCAGCTTTGCTATCAGCAAAAACGGAAAGTACTTTAGCGCCAAACATAAAAACAGCTGTGTTCGTGACTTTGGAAGAGTCCTGGGAAGGTGCCAGACTGCACAGAACAAACTACCAGGTCCAGGCGCATACGACGTGACTACTTTCCAGGACATATCTCCGAAGGGTCGCTACTGTTTGTCCAACAGCACAAACTGCCTCACACGAAGTTTCGGTTCAGCTCAGCAGCGTGGAGACGTAACTCTCAACAAGTCTACACCTGGTCCCGGCAACTACAGACTCCCCAGTGAATTCGGTTACTATTTGGCGAAGGAGGCGGTGGGCAAGGAGAACCAGACGGGCGCGGAGGGCGGCAGTCACTGA
- the LOC116245294 gene encoding uncharacterized protein LOC116245294 produces MALAAGLKKAKAIERCLLGANRITDVGLAELVRAISPDVLVLDLSQNKITQEINLANNLLKVSSADALFRNARYSKHLRRLNLSKNKLTPACLDALADMVEKSPTLEQLYIGTNYLSGKAGERIFGLLAGNKVLRVLDYSLNQLGDSGELGCAKAIAECFRTNRALQHVDISFNNFGKEASEIIAEGIEPNKHIYGFHYRGNYGWVNSKGFLVLEEKQETLLDSIEQQRMNGFDVTVIR; encoded by the exons ATGGCGCTGGCTGCAGGCTTGAAGAAGGCGAAAGCCATAGAGCGGTGCCTATTAGGAGCTAACCGCATAACCGACGTTGGACTGGCAGAGCTGGTGAGGGCAATCAGTCCAGACGTGCTAGTATTGGATCTATCGCAGAACAAGATCACCCAG GAAATCAACCTCGCAAACAATCTCCTCAAGGTCTCATCCGCAGATGCACTATTCAGAAATGCACGTTATAGCAAGCACCTGCGACGCCTTAACCTCAGCAAGAACAAGCTAACTCCTGCCTGCTTGGACGCTCTTGCAGACATGGTTGAGAAGTCACCAACGCTCGAACAACTCTACATCGGCACAAACTACCTGTCTGGCAAGGCTGGAGAGCGTATCTTTGGACTACTGGCTGGAAACAAGGTGCTAAGAGTGCTAGACTACAGCCTAAACCAGCTAGGAGATAGCGGAGAACTTGGATGCGCAAAGGCAATCGCTGAATGCTTTAGAACCAACCGTGCTCTCCAGCATGTAGACATATCCTTCAATAACTTCGGAAAGGAAGCCTCAGAGATCATCGCGGAGGGAATAGAGCCAAACAAGCACATATACGGTTTCCACTATCGAGGCAACTATGGATGGGTCAACTCCAAGGGCTTCCTCGTGCTggaggaaaagcaagaaacccTCCTTGATTCCATTGAGCAGCAGCGTATGAATGGATTCGATGTGACAGTCATTCGCTAA
- the LOC116245295 gene encoding uncharacterized protein LOC116245295, producing the protein MRTSRGEEEIEAEIRQRMQGEAIGANDLDFYARKVRRLENDNNIIQDELNKVRVRLRRAEDFEIKYDLLSGEAAALRKDIDLRDKQIRELKSLNEKLAFAAEERSTKHEEWAQEKRSLLEEIEKWTTKAEENEEEELKFQVRQLQKTLHEKEAFESIISGRVEKVRKEKDEEIARLGRVIEDEKESRAIAIEEKNEEIAKLKEKFEKMINFELENVKKNLEDQDRAELQAEIKLLKDKVYEVESRESWSFSTLGKSSCKFKQLI; encoded by the exons atgcGGACATCGCGAGGAGAAGAGGAAATCGAAGCTGAAATCAGACAGCGGATGCAGGGAGAGGCAATTGGAGCCAACGACCTGGACTTCTACGCACGCAAAGTACGTAGATTGGAGAACGACAACAACATCATCCAGGATGAACTCAATAAGGTGCGAGTGCGCCTCAGAAGGGCAGAAGACTTCGAAATCAAATACGACCTTCTCTCGGGGGAAGCAGCCGCGCTCCGCAAGGATATCGACCTCCGTGATAAGCAGATCCGTGAGCTGAAGTCTCTCAATGAGAAGCTCGCCTTTGCAGCTGAGGAACGATCAACCAAGCACGAGGAGTGGGCTCAGGAGAAACGCAGCCTGTTGGAGGAAATCGAGAAGTGGACCACAAAAGCTGAAGAAAACGAA gaagaagaactCAAGTTCCAAGTTCGCCAACTACAAAAAACTCTACATGAGAAGGAGGCTTTCGAGAGCATCATATCTGGAAGAGTGGAAAAAGtgagaaaggagaaagatgagGAAATTGCAAGATTAGGTCGTGTTATCGAGGATGAGAAGGAAAGCAGGGCGATAGCCATTGAGGAAAAGAATGAGGAAATTGCCAAGCTCAAGGAGAAATTcgaaaaaatgatcaactttgAGCTCgaaaatgtgaagaaaaatCTTGAAGACCAAG ACCGTGCAGAGCTGCAAGCTGAAATTAAACTTCTGAAGGATAAGGTGTATGAGGTGGAGAGCAGGGAGAGCTGGAGCTTTTCAACCTTAGGCAAAAGCTCCTGTAAATTCAAGCAGCTGATATAA
- the LOC116245296 gene encoding LOW QUALITY PROTEIN: uncharacterized protein LOC116245296 (The sequence of the model RefSeq protein was modified relative to this genomic sequence to represent the inferred CDS: inserted 1 base in 1 codon; deleted 2 bases in 1 codon) yields the protein MFKNTYQSGFLSILYSIGSKPLQIWDKEYIHPHSVHNGHIKRITDQDIQSSVLEIMGTNVTTAFITCPQNESETLGIKLPFLVMIIKNVPXVTIQLKKYFTFEVQVLDDKNVRRRFRASNYQSTTRVKPFICTMPMRLDEGWNQIQFNLSDFTRRAYGSNYIETLRVTIHANCRIRRIYFSDRLYSEEELPPEFKLFLPIQKQQ from the exons atgtttaaaaacacTTACCAATCCGGCTTCCTTTCCATCCTCTACTCCATCGGAAGCAAACCGCTGCAAATCTGGGACAAG GAGTACATTCACCCCCATTCAGTTCATAACGGACACATCAAGCGCATCACAGACCAGGACATCCAATCCTCAGTCCTCGAGATCATGGGCACCAACGTCACCACAGCCTTCATCACCTGCCCGCAAAACGAAAGCGAGACCCTGGGCATCAAATTGCCCTTCTTAGTAATGATCATCAAGAATGTAC ATGTCACGATTCAGCTGAAAAAATACTTCACCTTTGAGGTGCAAGTGCTCGATGACAAGAACGTAAGGAGGCGCTTCAGAGCCTCTAACTACCAATCGACGACGCGAGTGAAGCCCTTCATCTGTACCATGCCGATGCGTCTGGACGAGGGGTGGAATCAGATCCAGTTCAATCTTTCAGATTTCACACGCAGGGCCTACGGAAGCAACTACATAGAAACGCTGAGAGTAACCATCCACGCAAACTGCCGCATCCGCAGGATCTACTTCTCAGACAGGCTCTACTCCGAGGAGGAACTGCCGCCAGAGTTCAAGCTCTTCCTGCCCATCCAGAAACAACAGTGA